Within the Ananas comosus cultivar F153 unplaced genomic scaffold, ASM154086v1, whole genome shotgun sequence genome, the region NNNNNNNNNNNNNNNNNNNNNNNNNNNNNNNNNNNNNNNNNNNNNNNNNNNNNNNNNNNNNNNNNNNNNNNNNNNNNNNNNNNNNNNNNNNNNNNNNNNNNNNNNNNNNNNNNNNNNNNNNNNNNNNNNNNNNNNNNNNNNNNNNNNNNNNNNNNNNNNNNNNNNNNNNNNNNNNNNNNNNNNNNNNNNNNNNNNNNNNNNNNNNNNNNNNNNNNNNNNNNNNNNNNNNNNNNNNNNNNNNNNNNNNNNNNNNNNNNNNNNNNNNNNNNNNNNNNNNNNNNNNNNNNNNNNNNNNNNNNNNNNNNNNNNNNNNNNNNNNNNNNNNNNNNNNNNNNNNNNNNNNNNNNNNNNNNNNNNNNNNtatatatatatatatatatataaccaatgacttggtgctattacccattagatcatactattcaaccaaccacccactcacccctaaagggcccacatcatcataaccgtacatctcttaatccaatagccaaaaacttgatagcaccaatgatttggtgctattaatagcatagtaatatatatatatatatatatatatatatatatattaaaaattaacttagaaaataaattagaaaataaataagaattacAATGTACCTAAACAGAATAGCAACAATAGAAGCCCAACCCCAAAATTCCCACGTCTCTTTCCACCTTCGCGTAACCATTAATTCCTCAGTTCCTACcctatgaattttttaaaatccaatATTTCTTTCCATTCTCAGTGCCATATCCAATTACAGTAACAATATGGGTTAATTCAGTTATGGAATATATTTGAGGCACTCTGTGGCCTAATAAGATGCCACCTCTGTAAATATGGAAGGACGGGGGAGTTGCGATAGCTACGCATACCGGTTGGTGTGCCACAGCTTTTAGAAGTGCCCACTCGTTGTTTCGAGgaacaaactcaaaatttttgattttagctACAATGTAGTTGGATCCACTATAATAACATTTTCCTCTCGATCCTCTATATGGATACTCAGATGCTGTGGTCAAACCATTCTCCATGATGTATTTAAAAGCTTTGTGAGGCCATCCAAGCTCCGATCCATAAATCTGAATATTACAGTCGATTAGTTGTTGGGAGGAAAGCTCAATTAAACTATATGTTCGTAGTTTTATTAAGCTTTCCACAGCAGCTACAGCAGCAAAAGCCCAACAACACAAATCTGCATGCATGGaacaaatattaataaaataactaGATAATATTTGCCTTATAAGTTGATATACTATTTAGACATAGAGTTATTACAACATGATAATTAAAGTATAACTAACTTCAAATTTTAGACATAGATTTATCCACTCAATTAACtaacttcaaattttagaattaattcaaaatttaaaattttaggtggTCTACCACAGACTGTTTCAActcgaaaataatttactaaattaaaaaataaatcaagtcTGAAAAATGGATTGGTTAATAAATAGACTCATGTCTCCAATAATTACTTGCATtcgaattatgaattcaaaattaaatttaaattttaagtttgaattatagATTGAAAACtgaatacaaattttaattttaaattttaaatcgattCAGGATTCTAAACCTTAGGTACACATAAAAAAACAAGATTAAATATTATCAAACACAAAAACTTACCTGAAACCAAATTGAAGTCATGAAATAAATTGACTAACAAATGGACTCCTAATACTAATAACTACTTAAGTTCAAGAATATAGACTTTAAAATTGATTAGATATGATGTGCGCTATAAGCCTATAACAAGTAAACAGAGGAAGTATTACTATGTCCTTGTGCCCGCACCGGAGTTACAGCACCTCGCTCCCTCCAGTCGACTCTGCTGGGTACATTTACGACGTCCGCATAGCAAAAACTTGAGTAGGCATGATGGCCTTGCAAACCGGCCAGCTGTTTGCGCGCCATCAAACCGGTATCGCTCAAAAACGCCAACCTCATACTGtcattaagtaaaataataaaataacatgATTACAATCTAaacatttttagattttaaatcaaaatattgttaTGCATAATACGAAATAGAGACCTATTTTGAATCTGGATCAATAGCCactatttatgtcaaaattttctatcttagtttctataattttaaaaatattattcaaaataggtgatgtttttttttacagaaaaaaatgataataattttttaatcactTCATACATATACTGAAAAGAAAGATATCAATAGAGGTTATCTGGAGTTCCCAATAATaaactaaagagagaaagtaatacatataattaaacaaacaaaataattattaaaaataaaagtagcagcaaaaaaaaaaagaacaatctAAAACAGCAGGCCACTAACATTGAAAATGAGAGtttactccaaaaaaaaaaaaaaagaaaagtgaaaaaaatatttgaaatgttatatatgtagatatatattagaatggaaaaagaatttaaaattttacaaaatcattatttttaatttattccactaacattaaaaatgaaaatttattttcaatgtttAGGCTCTTGGATCACTCAGGTTTAATAGTGATAATACTATGAATCCAAGGATTAAAATGTTCAAATctggatatattatatatatgtagagagagagaagatcgAGTGATCGAGCTAAGAGAGGGCAGGCAGAAGTGTAGCTggcttttcttttgaaaataagTATTCTATCTGTACATATACTCTAAACATTGATGCGCATTTTACatcttttcatcaaaatttaagaattgcattttttttgtcaagaaattttttttttttttaaatactaaaccTCTAACTAGTTAATTACATTTTCTCATCCAAAGGCCAAGATATTAGACCTTTTAACTAATTAGTTTTGCCGAGATCCTCCAAGTTAATTAAGAGAGGTGAAGTAAAGCTGGTTTTCCTTAACATAGAAGGGCTCGGCAACAGATAAATTGTGAGCACTAGCTAGTCCCTAAACTTCTAACTGAGTTTTATACATTGTGATTCTCAGAGTTTTAAATTCAACTATTTTAACCTCTTGTTGCATGTAATTATATAGATGAACCAATTGCaagcactattttttttaattaattcatgctaagacaataattaaaataaaatatttttaaaattttagaaactaAGATAGAAAATTACTAAGATATTAAGCATCAAATATTGAGTTTTAAAAAGtataagattaaaataaaatttgaactgAAGTTTAAATACGAATTATATTAGTCAATGAATTGACACTTTAAGTGGTTGAGTTAAAAGCTTGGCTGCTGTGCTGAGCCACCTTCCATTTCGGTTGCTGCATACGGGAGCTTTAACAAgcacaaaagaagaaaaagagaatacaAACAAAAGATAATTAATATGCAGAAATTATAACCTACTCTAATCtctttcctcaaaaaaaaaataataataataataaaaatattgtaagcaattttttgaaaaaaaataaaaataataaaaatattgcaagcatgatttttttttaaaaaaaaagtaataatgaaAATGTCGtaaacatgattttttttaaaaaaaagtaataataaaaatattgtaagcatgattttttaaaaaaatatataaaaagcatatgaataatagtataaaaatttttcaactATATTTCTAAAGTGCTAACTAGAatcatatgaatttttttttttttgttttagtgaACTTAATATTCCTAGAGTTTCACAGCTACATCATGAgtacaacaaaaaaatatgcTTAATATACAttaagcttttcttttttgaactATGAATGCaccgaaaaattaaaaaaatatatattgttggatgaaaaaaaaaggaaaaaaaactgaCTAGTCATTAAATTGTGCATCCTCATTCTTATTTAAATGTTAATCAGATTGTTgcaaagaaacaaagaaaaagaaaaagcaaagaagaagaaaagaaagaaaaacgaAGAGGCAGATAGCCAAAATGCTTGACCTCGGAAGAAACCCTGGCGCCATTGTAGGAGAGAAGGTGTGGGAGAGGAGTTTGGCTGTCGGAGCTCCGTGTTTTggaggcgagagagagagagagagagagagagagagagagaaagagagaggaatagCTACTGAAAACTTTGAAGTGTGAGGAGGAATagctagagaaagagagaggaatagCTAGTGTGAGAGAAGAAGCTGTTCTCTCAGTTgttagaagaagaaaaaaaaaatgcaaaaccctAATGTGCCACTTATGGCAAAGTGCCTTCTCTCGCCGTACCGGTAACCGGGCACAGCAAGCAAgggtgaaaaaaagaaataaaaaagcaaaCAGACGCTTGCAAAGAAGTTTTTCGAGAATACATGTATATACTTCTCCTTATCAGCACGTTcttaatttctttaatttaattattctaactaattaaattttaaggttttaagtgcccgtcggcacgggccgtatccaccgtgccgtaccgtgccaacaagataccggcacgatacagaccccgtgccaatggcacagttcaaaaccctttattttttaaattagcaaacaattttttcaataaagttcaaaagatgtgataaaaagacataataaatagtttgaatattttgttgctaaagaaaataaatatttcatgctattatgtgtcggcatgcaagaatttttttgaccggcacgcatcggcacggctcggcacgcaccgtgccgtaccgtgccagcaagtttccggcacaaccccgtgccacggcactttaatccttgttaaatttaaaaaaaatcagccACTGCCATTTAATTATTCtgactaattaattttttttaaaaaaaaacagccACTACACATTCGTGTGGTGGTCTTCATTTCACGTTTTACTTTTCTTGTTTAAGATTTACTTTGCCTATCGTTTGTATGGTTTATGTAGTAATCAAATTCGCCATTCGcaagtcagctcgtgttcgactcgtaaTGAGTTTGAGATCAAATCGCTTGTTgagtaaacgagccaaacacaagTTAGGATCAGCTCGCTCatattcggctcgataacagcttgaatatatacatatattttatatttatataatatatttaatttatatttatataaataaataaataattatatataataaatatttttattatttgatttttaacaaaataaaaatataaagacgaactcaataataaaaaaacttatttatatgtaaagtttcgaccattagatcaaaatctaatggataagattaatttataaatttattatatatatatatatatatatatatatattcaaaataattcttttaacttattgtttgtTGGCCAGCTTGTGTTCGACTCATTTATTAATCAGTCGAATATAAGCTATATTTTTCGGCTCAATGCTTTAACAGATCagttcatgttcggctcgttaacaCCCCTAGTTTACGTAGATATATATTATCAGTTGGTTGCCTATTTACATTTCTCATTATTTGTATTGCGCGCTTGATAAAATTACAGTGCTCCAATTGCTTGCATGTACGTACGTAATATTTCAGTAAGATTGTTGCTTTTAGATTCTAGTTAGTGCTTTCCCTGTCCGTCACTCAATTTTATTCTATTCCATTTTCTGATTGATGCATCCTCTGAATTTTCTGCTGCAGCTGTTTGCACATAGTATACTCATACCTTGAAAGTCGAGTATGCAAGTTTTGTAGAAGGATTATGTGGCGACCCAAATCACAACTTAAATGGGCGGAGAGGATCTAATGTGTAAGTTGGGCATTAGGTCGTCTTGAGTTCACATCGAAATTGTGATAAGAACATGAGATAATAGGTTTTGTTTCTATTAACTGGCTTCTTATATATGGTGCCGCATGTAAAGTCCTAGTTCAATAATATAGTAGTTAGAAGAAACATTTTTATACAACAGAAGTTTCAAAAAAACTTATTGTTACAACATTACAGGATGAtagagttttattatttttttacttttttcccttttataatataaaataattgtgtcgattaataaaatatagggccaattgcttatatattcctgaaaagtttccgacttttcgatttacctctcttagaagactaatattgaaaataccctttctacgttccaacatatttttaatatatccctagagttaaaatctctTAATGaattctgttatctct harbors:
- the LOC109705143 gene encoding senescence-specific cysteine protease SAG39-like; this translates as MRLAFLSDTGLMARKQLAGLQGHHAYSSFCYADVVNVPSRVDWRERGAVTPVRAQGHNLCCWAFAAVAAVESLIKLRTYSLIELSSQQLIDCNIQIYGSELGWPHKAFKYIMENGLTTASEYPYRGSRGKCYYSGSNYIVAKIKNFEFVPRNNEWALLKAVAHQP